The following proteins are co-located in the Vigna angularis cultivar LongXiaoDou No.4 chromosome 2, ASM1680809v1, whole genome shotgun sequence genome:
- the LOC128195451 gene encoding phenylacetaldehyde reductase-like, which yields MVFPRSPCRGLGGAGQVVCVTEASDYIASWLVKFLLECGYTVKATVRDTNDPENVDHLLSLDGANERLNLVKANLLEEGCFDSAVEGCHAVFHTASPFFNDVKDLQTELLDLAMKGTLNVLKSCVNSPTLKRVV from the exons ATGGTCTTCCCACGCTCTCCATGTCGTGGTCTCGGAGGCGCCGGACAAGTAGTTTGTGTCACCGAAGCTTCCGATTACATCGCTTCCTGGCTCGTTAAGTTTCTTCTCGAATGTGGCTACACCGTCAAGGCCACCGTTCGCGACACga ATGATCCCGAAAACGTAGATCACTTGCTCAGCCTTGATGGTGCGAATGAGAGATTGAATCTCGTCAAGGCGAATCTTCTAGAAGAAGGTTGCTTTGACTCTGCCGTTGAAGGTTGTCACGCTGTGTTTCACACTGCTTCTCCCTTTTTCAACGATGTCAAAGATCTGCAG ACTGAGTTGTTGGATCTGGCAATGAAGGGGACTCTGAATGTTCTGAAATCGTGTGTGAACTCGCCCACGCTGAAACGCGTCgtttga
- the LOC128195275 gene encoding protein LURP-one-related 15-like, translating to MTMHRRCQVFTGESNDSSRLLFSVKKAELVQSGVMRLEVFLAYNKKESECDFRVNVVTGKRSCHVYAGESPTVVASMQNNGDFNVNVYRNVDYAFIVALLMIVKDINFFYDGTWNFAKAITPVALGLWKENKDWLDSSFHVEHIGFGFRPFSC from the exons ATGACAATGCATCGGCGATGCCAAGTTTTCACGGGTGAAAGCAATGATTCCTCCAGATTGCTGTTTTCAGTGAAAAAGGCAGAACTTGTCCAGAGTGGAGTGATGAGATTAGAGGTCTTCCTTGCATAcaacaaaaaagaaagtgagtGTGACTTTAGGGTAAATGTTGTGACTGGCAAAAGATCATGCCATGTATATGCAGGTGAATCTCCCACAGTTGTTGCCTCG ATGCAGAATAATGGTGACTTCAATGTCAATGTCTATCGCAACGTGGACTATGCATTCATAGTGGCACTACTTATGATCGTTAAAGACATCAACTTCTTTTACGATGGAACGTGGAATTTTGCAAAGGCAATAACGCCAGTGGCATTGGGATTGtggaaagaaaacaaagattgGCTTGATTCAAGTTTTCATGTAGAACACATTGGGTTTGGTTTTCGACCATTTTCATGTTAA